Proteins encoded by one window of Panicum virgatum strain AP13 chromosome 7N, P.virgatum_v5, whole genome shotgun sequence:
- the LOC120683590 gene encoding small RNA-binding protein 11, chloroplastic-like has translation MAMAALRGASRCLAPRGSAVAARPMLLAHSRGITYKLFIGGLSQFATEDSLAEAFSRYGQVIEATIITDKVTNRQKGFGFVKFASEEEANNAREEMNGKVLNGRVIYVDIAKAKLDRDVDALPIARGPPKPIGND, from the exons atggccatggcggcgctgcgcggggcCTCCCGCTGCCTGGCGCCAAGGGGGAGCGCCGTGGCCGCGCGGCCCATGCTCCTGGCGCACTCGCGCGGAATCACCTACAAGCTCTTCATTGGAG GCTTATCACAGTTTGCAACGGAAGACAGCCTAGCAGAAGCGTTCTCTCGTTACGGCCAAGTAATAGAAG CTACGATCATCACGGATAAGGTGACCAACAGACAAAAGGGGTTTGGCTTCGTGAAATTTGCTTCCGAGGAAGAAGCCAATAACGCGAGGGAAGAGATGAACGGCAAG GTACTGAATGGCCGTGTGATCTACGTCGACATTGCAAAGGCCAAACTGGACCGGGATGTAGATGCCCTGCCAATAGCGAGAGGCCCTCCTAAGCCAATTGGCAACGACTGA
- the LOC120683589 gene encoding probable F-box protein At2g36090 produces MATTTVEDLLHADVLGCALRRLDGRSLAAASCVTAGLRALAADPETWRSLCLAEWPSLALPGARPLAAAIPPRRLFADASPFPSSPGAAPAGELRPPVPGELVSAVDVYCGGAPLLSRVVATPASSPWFLCSPFRVEAVERKRPPAPAAAPALAPAELRLSWVVADPARGRAVNVSSRRPVSVDRHWYTGETLVRFAVVLGGCKFEATVACAEGSGHVTEVALAVEDADGAAVSGEGTLRLLAAAMEAPRRGREREPEEAKRRYQEFVRRKKGRKESKARREALVDLCCSAVSAAVVLTCLAAVALR; encoded by the coding sequence ATGGCGACCACCACGGTAGAGGACCTGCTGCACGCCGACGTGCTGGGCTGCGCGCTGCGGCGCCTGGACGGGCGGtcgctggccgccgccagctGCGTCACGGCGGGgctccgcgcgctcgccgcggacccggaGACGTGGCGCTCGCTCTGCCTCGCCGAGTGGCCGTCGCTCGCGCTGCCGGGCGcccgccccctcgccgccgcgatccCGCCGCGCCGGCTCTTCGCCGACGCCTCCCCGTTCCCGTCGTCCCCGGGGGCCGCGCCCGCTGGCGAGCTCCGGCCGCCCGTCCCCGGCGAGCTGGTCTCCGCGGTGGACGTCTACTGCGGGGGCGCGCCGCTGCTGTCCCGCGTCGTGGCGACGCCCGCGTCGTCGCCGTGGTTCCTCTGCTCGCCGTTCCGCGTCGAGGCCGTCGAGCGCaagaggccgccggcgccggcggccgcgcccgcgctcgcCCCCGCGGAGCTGCGGCTGAGCTGGGTGGTCGCGGACCCGGCGCGGGGCCGGGCGGTGAACGTCTCCAGCCGGCGCCCGGTGTCCGTGGACCGGCACTGGTACACGGGCGAGACGCTGGTGCGCTTCGCGGTTGTGCTGGGCGGGTGCAAGTTCGAGGCCACCGTGGCCTGCGCCGAGGGGTCCGGCCACGTCACCGAggtcgccctcgccgtcgaggacgCCGACGGCGCCGCGGTCAGCGGCGAGGGCACGCTGCGGCTCCTCGCCGCGGCGATGGAGGCGCCCAGGAGGGGAcgggagcgggagccggaggaggccaaGAGGCGGTACCAGGAGTTCGTCAGGCgcaagaaggggaggaaggagagcaAGGCGCGGCGGGAGGCGCTCGTGGACCTGTGCTGCTCCGCCGTcagcgccgccgtcgtgctCACCTGCCTCGCCGCGGTCGCGCTCCGGTGA
- the LOC120682544 gene encoding photosystem I subunit O-like, which produces MAAAASSSAVPGLAGAALASRPAFSTSFVRGGRVSARNPLMTRNLERNGRITCMTFPRDWLRRDLSVIGFGLIGWIAPSSIPVINGNSLTGLFFSSIGQELAHFPTPPPVTSQFWLWLVTWHLGLFIMLTFGQIGFKGRTEDYFEK; this is translated from the exons atggccgccgccgcctcctcctccgccgtccccggcctcgccggcgccgccctcgccagCCGGCCGGCATTCTCCACCA GCTTCGTGCGGGGCGGGCGGGTGTCGGCGAGGAACCCGCTGATGACGAGGAACCTGGAGAGGAACGGCAGGATCACCTGCATGAC GTTCCCCCGGGACTGGCTGCGGAGGGACCTGAGCGTGATCGGCTTCGGGCTCATCGGGTGGATCGCCCCCTCCAGCATCCCGGTCATCAACGGCAATAGCCTCACGGGGCTCTTCTTCTCCAGCATCGGGCAGGAGCTCGCCCACTTCCCCACGCCCCCGCCCGTCACCTCCCAGTTCTG gctgtggctggtgacGTGGCACCTGGGTCTGTTCATCATGCTCACCTTCGGCCAGATCGGCTTCAAGGGCAGGACCGAGGACTACTTCGAGAAGTGA
- the LOC120682956 gene encoding putative pentatricopeptide repeat-containing protein At5g37570, translated as MPRPPGHYLPTSRRSRMTPAAGRPSPTVATLLGRCRTACCVAQVQSRIVLLGLHNHQAILARFAATCTDLASPSPIAAAASRPSPAVATLLGRCRTTRCLAQLHARIIRLGLHNHHALLARFAAACDALECPSVTASFITALPESHAASLRLRNAVLASLARHAPLHAALAEFNLLLQRGVRPDSFSFPCLLRACARASCIPAGRALHAAAIRLGVHADLFVCTALIQFYGRCGTACAARALFDQIDIPSDVSWTAIIVAYVNNGDIVAARELFDRMPQRNVVHWNVMVDGYVKCGDLEGARRLFDEMPDRSAMACTSLIGGYAKSGNLEVARSLFDKLEDRDVFSWSAMISGYAQNGYPGEALRIFDEFQNQGIRPDELVVVGLMSACSQLGNIRLARWIEDYIAKYSIDVNNVHVLAGLVNMNAKCGNLERATVLFESMPVRDVFSYCSLMQGHCLHGSANKAVELFSRMLLEGLSPDNAVFTVVLTACSHAGLVEEGKKFFDMMKNVYLIVPSGEHYACLVSLLGRCGMLKEAYELIMSMPGKPHPGAWGALLGGCKLHSNIELGKIAAKKLFEIEPDNAGNYVSLSNMYANIDRWGDVSELRVEMTERRLTKIAGRTLVLH; from the coding sequence ATGCCACGACCGCCTGGTCACTACCTCCCCACTAGCCGGCGTAGCCGCATGACACCCGCCGCCGGACGGCCCTCACCTACGGTCGCCACCCTCCTCGGCCGCTGCCGCACCGCCTGCTGCGTCGCGCAGGTCCAATCCCGGAtcgtcctcctcggcctccacAACCACCAAGCCATCCTCGCCCGCTTCGCCGCCACCTGCACTGACCTCGCGTCCCCCtcccccatcgccgccgccgccagcaggcCATCCCCCGCGGTCGCCACCCTCCTCGGCCGCTGCCGCACGACTCGCTGCCTCGCCCAGCTCCACGCCCGCATCATCCGCCTTGGCCTCCACAACCACCACGCTCTCCTCGCCCGCTTCGCCGCTGCCTGCGACGCCCTCGAGTGCCCCTCCGTCACCGCCTCGTTCATCACCGCGCTTCCTGAATCCCACGCCGCCTCGCTTCGCCTCCGTAACGCCGTGCTTGCGTCCCTCGCTCGCCACGCTCCGCTCCACGCCGCGCTCGCGGAGTTCAACCTCCTCCTCCAACGAGGCGTGCGCCCCGACTCCTTTTCATTCCCTTGCCTCCTCCGCGCGTGCGCCCGCGCATCCTGCATCCCAGCCGGACGCgccctgcacgccgccgccatccgcctcGGCGTCCACGCCGACCTCTTCGTCTGCACGGCGCTCATCCAGTTCTACGGGAGGTGCGGAACGGCCTGCGCGGCCCGGGCTCTATTTGATCAAATCGACATCCCCAGCGATGTTTCCTGGACCGCCATCATTGTGGCGTATGTCAACAATGGTGACATTGTCGCCGCCAGAGAGCTATTTGATAGAATGCCACAGCGGAACGTGGTGCACTGGAATGTTATGGTTGATGGGTATGTAAAGTGTGGGGACTTGGAGGGCGCAAGGAGGCTGTTTGATGAAATGCCTGACAGAAGTGCTATGGCATGCACATCGTTGATTGGTGGGTATGCAAAGTCAGGGAACTTGGAAGTTGCTAGATCGTTGTTTGATAAGTTAGAGGACCGGGATGTGTTCTCCTGGTCAGCGATGATATCAGGTTATGCGCAGAATGGTTACCCTGGAGAGGCACTGAGGATTTTCGATGAGTTCCAAAATCAAGGCATACGCCCAGACGAGCTTGTTGTTGTTGGTCTGATGTCAGCATGCTCCCAATTAGGTAACATCAGGTTGGCACGGTGGATTGAAGATTACATCGCAAAGTACTCGATAGATGTGAACAATGTCCATGTGTTGGCTGGTCTTGTGAACATGAATGCAAAGTGTGGGAACTTGGAGAGGGCTACTGTTTTATTTGAGTCAATGCCAGTTCGAGATGTGTTTTCATATTGTTCACTGATGCAAGGTCATTGCCTCCATGGTTCAGCTAATAAGGCTGTTGAACTTTTCTCTCGGATGCTTTTGGAGGGCCTTTCCCCTGATAATGCTGTGTTTACAGTTGTTTTAACAGCTTGCAGTCATGCTGGTCTAGTAGAAGAAGGGAAGAAGTTCTTTGATATGATGAAGAATGTGTACTTGATTGTGCCTTCTGGTGAGCATTATGCTTGCCTTGTCAGTCTTCTTGGACGCTGTGGGATGCTAAAAGAGGCATACGAGCTTATAATGTCTATGCCAGGGAAACCTCATCCTGGAGCATGGGGTGCACTGCTGGGTGGATGCAAGCTTCACAGTAACATTGAGCTTGGAAAAATCGCAGCAAAGAAGCTTTTTGAAATTGAACCAGATAATGCTGGAAATTATGTCTCTCTATCAAATATGTATGCTAACATCGACAGGTGGGGAGATGTTTCTGAACTTAGGGTTGAGATGACTGAAAGGAGGCTAACAAAAATTGCAGGTCGTACCTTAGTTTTGCACTGA